One segment of Geminocystis sp. M7585_C2015_104 DNA contains the following:
- a CDS encoding carbohydrate porin: SWIIEGQYNYPINDNISITPGIYAIFNPNNTRDTGDNTIVVGVLRTVFRF; this comes from the coding sequence GTCCTGGATAATTGAGGGGCAATACAACTATCCCATAAACGACAACATTTCTATCACCCCCGGTATATATGCTATCTTCAACCCCAACAACACCAGAGACACTGGCGACAACACCATCGTGGTAGGGGTGTTGCGCACCGTGTTCAGATTCTAG